From Synechococcus sp. A10-1-5-1, a single genomic window includes:
- a CDS encoding sulfotransferase domain-containing protein, which yields MFVVCNGAPKGGSTWQYLLIPYVFPDVKTIPSTFQDNQFRNSSLELSSVPNFLDSANISEEFYYSKNHWKYQPELDRLLGDKDVRLLGIVRDIRDVLVSRYFHDVRNSVIPDGSQFYDYYKVRGHSAINHYCTFQKSWCSSDLIGNKHLFMMSYEALISNFDAEFSRLYTFLTGKVPSLENITRARTGTNIKELQKSNPAFFRSGISGDWVNHLDRKTAVELHSQLSENGYLQLLAELKSRNLVVKDDLFSPEWVKILN from the coding sequence ATGTTTGTAGTTTGTAATGGAGCCCCTAAAGGAGGCTCCACCTGGCAATACCTTCTCATACCTTATGTATTTCCCGATGTCAAGACTATACCTTCGACATTTCAAGATAATCAATTCAGAAACTCTTCTCTCGAATTGAGCTCTGTCCCAAATTTTTTGGATTCTGCCAATATTTCTGAAGAGTTTTACTATTCTAAGAATCACTGGAAATACCAGCCAGAACTCGACAGACTCTTGGGAGACAAAGATGTTCGGCTTCTAGGTATTGTTCGAGATATTCGAGATGTACTCGTATCGCGATACTTTCATGATGTACGCAACAGCGTTATTCCAGACGGTAGTCAATTCTATGACTATTACAAAGTACGAGGGCACTCCGCCATCAATCACTACTGCACATTCCAGAAAAGCTGGTGCTCTTCTGATCTCATTGGCAATAAACATTTATTTATGATGAGCTATGAAGCACTTATTTCTAACTTCGATGCTGAGTTTTCGCGGCTATATACTTTTCTGACCGGGAAAGTGCCTTCCCTTGAGAATATTACTCGAGCTCGTACGGGTACTAATATTAAAGAGCTTCAAAAAAGCAATCCAGCGTTTTTTCGGTCGGGTATCTCTGGTGACTGGGTTAATCATCTTGATCGTAAAACGGCCGTCGAACTTCACTCTCAGCTATCTGAAAATGGCTATCTTCAACTCTTGGCAGAACTCAAGTCACGCAACTTAGTCGTCAAGGACGACTTGTTTAGCCCTGAATGGGTTAAAATCCTAAACTGA
- a CDS encoding acylneuraminate cytidylyltransferase family protein → MKSYQAKKIVALLPMKANSTRIPSKNFRDFLGKPLYRWILDTLLSVEEIDQVVINTDAREILLEHGLVENNRVLIRDRKQEICGDDISMNLVLADDIRNVQADIYLMTHTTNPLLTPKTIRTAITKLENSFVTDSADSLFSVNKLQSRFYRSDRTPINHDPENLIPTQELEPWFEENSNLYLFTASSFLETNARIGNKPIMHITPRMESIDIDTFEEWELALAVARYISS, encoded by the coding sequence ATGAAAAGCTACCAAGCCAAAAAAATCGTAGCCCTTCTTCCCATGAAGGCTAACAGTACTCGAATTCCATCTAAGAATTTTCGCGACTTTTTAGGCAAGCCTCTTTATCGATGGATTTTAGATACTTTGCTTTCAGTTGAAGAGATTGATCAAGTAGTGATCAACACAGATGCCCGTGAGATTTTATTAGAGCATGGCTTAGTAGAAAATAATCGAGTTTTAATACGTGACCGTAAGCAAGAGATTTGCGGAGATGACATCTCAATGAATCTAGTTCTTGCCGATGATATTAGGAATGTTCAAGCTGATATTTATTTGATGACACACACTACTAATCCGCTTCTCACACCAAAAACCATTCGTACGGCAATTACCAAGCTAGAAAACTCTTTTGTCACGGATTCTGCCGACTCACTATTTTCAGTCAACAAATTACAGTCACGTTTTTACCGGTCCGACCGCACTCCAATAAACCATGATCCTGAAAATCTAATCCCAACCCAAGAACTTGAGCCGTGGTTCGAAGAAAACTCAAACCTGTATTTATTTACAGCTTCAAGCTTCCTCGAGACTAACGCTCGTATCGGCAATAAACCAATTATGCATATTACACCACGCATGGAATCCATTGACATTGACACCTTTGAGGAGTGGGAGCTAGCACTAGCTGTAGCGCGTTACATATCAAGTTGA